A stretch of Candidatus Vicinibacter affinis DNA encodes these proteins:
- the priA gene encoding primosomal protein N' encodes MEIFYAEVIVPLAAEGCFTYVVPEELISRISIGKRVEVEFGKRKHYAGIVKSLPIESNWPNPKPILDVLDEEPIVDKIQLEFWLWISEYYLCSIGDVMSAALPTAYRLASETLFLKKENLNYLDYNLSNDEYLILEALDIRNELSVLDIRNILQKKSILNIIKKLIDDGLILVTERLSDQEKIPKIKWVRLNPKLTQDNEEMNKSLISIQKSQNQSRLVMCYLNERRDKGWIKLKELLNISGCTTAVSNSLLQKGIFEILDLEKYSYPDSNNSVIQFKLTGLQQTCLDEIKNIWTEKSAVLLRGITGSGKTQIYMELIKENILLGKQVLYLVPEIALTSQLVQRIKKFFGTQLIEYHSGLSQKDRMAVWEACKSNHPLIVGARSSLFLPYQKLGLIIVDEEHDPSYKQNDPSPRYNARDCALILAQDHNAKIILGSATPSLESYSNAISERFGSVVLDQRYGESQLPEIKLVSLKEASQFGKLKGHFTDELLEAIKSQIDHKKQVLIFRNRRGYSPLLQCGNCNWEAFCDQCDIHLTLHKYQQKLKCHICGSKKNIPTKCPRCEQHTLKFMGFGTEKIEEELKEHFPELAIKRFDQEIARSKTIQTEILESFQEKEIDILVGTQMITKGLDFDHVGLVAILQADQILHYPDFRSQERAFQLMTQVSGRSGRREDLGQVIIQAYATMHPVIQDVMNHDFTNFIERELLERKRFNFPPFVRLIRIELRHKKPDIADQAAIWLVNRLTKFLGKRVLGPSEPNVARIKGSYAREIYLKLERKNEIIQKGKKLVKEYTQKLKSEDSWSSVRVIIDVDPY; translated from the coding sequence ATGGAAATTTTCTATGCAGAAGTTATTGTGCCACTGGCTGCCGAGGGTTGCTTCACCTATGTAGTGCCGGAGGAATTGATCAGTCGAATTTCTATCGGAAAGAGGGTTGAGGTTGAATTTGGCAAACGAAAGCATTATGCCGGAATTGTCAAAAGTCTACCTATTGAGTCAAATTGGCCAAACCCGAAGCCAATTTTGGATGTATTAGACGAAGAGCCCATAGTGGATAAAATTCAATTGGAATTCTGGTTGTGGATCAGTGAATATTATTTGTGTAGCATTGGGGATGTAATGAGTGCTGCACTTCCAACTGCGTATCGACTTGCCAGTGAAACACTGTTCTTAAAAAAGGAAAACCTAAATTATTTAGATTACAATTTAAGTAATGATGAATATCTTATTCTTGAAGCATTGGATATAAGAAATGAATTAAGTGTGCTTGATATAAGAAATATACTTCAAAAAAAATCCATACTTAATATCATTAAAAAATTAATTGACGATGGGCTAATTTTGGTTACAGAACGACTATCTGATCAGGAAAAAATACCAAAAATAAAATGGGTTCGATTGAATCCCAAGCTTACTCAAGATAATGAAGAGATGAACAAGTCTCTAATTTCTATTCAAAAATCCCAAAATCAAAGTCGTTTGGTAATGTGCTATCTTAATGAAAGGAGAGATAAAGGTTGGATCAAACTTAAAGAACTTCTCAACATTAGCGGATGTACTACTGCTGTTTCAAATTCTCTATTACAAAAAGGAATTTTCGAAATCCTAGACTTAGAAAAATATTCTTACCCTGATTCCAATAATTCTGTTATCCAGTTTAAACTTACTGGATTACAACAGACTTGCCTAGATGAAATAAAAAATATTTGGACAGAAAAATCTGCTGTTTTGCTTAGGGGAATTACAGGCAGTGGCAAGACGCAAATTTATATGGAATTGATCAAGGAAAATATACTCCTTGGCAAACAAGTATTGTATTTGGTACCAGAAATTGCCTTAACCTCTCAATTGGTACAAAGGATTAAAAAATTTTTTGGAACGCAATTAATCGAATATCACTCAGGACTTTCTCAAAAAGATCGCATGGCGGTTTGGGAAGCATGTAAATCAAATCATCCATTAATTGTTGGAGCAAGATCGTCCTTATTCCTACCCTATCAAAAACTTGGATTGATTATTGTGGATGAGGAACACGATCCATCATACAAGCAAAATGACCCGTCTCCAAGATACAATGCTAGAGATTGCGCACTAATTCTAGCGCAGGATCATAACGCCAAAATTATATTAGGTTCTGCCACTCCATCTCTTGAATCTTATTCAAATGCAATCAGTGAGAGATTTGGATCAGTTGTCTTGGATCAAAGATATGGCGAAAGTCAGTTACCAGAAATAAAATTGGTTTCACTAAAAGAAGCAAGCCAATTCGGAAAATTAAAGGGTCACTTCACAGATGAACTCTTAGAAGCTATTAAATCCCAGATAGATCATAAAAAACAAGTTCTCATTTTTAGAAACAGACGTGGTTACAGTCCGTTGCTACAATGTGGAAATTGCAATTGGGAAGCATTTTGTGATCAATGTGACATCCACCTTACCCTTCATAAATATCAGCAGAAATTAAAATGCCATATTTGTGGTTCAAAAAAAAATATTCCTACCAAATGTCCTCGCTGCGAACAGCACACTCTGAAATTTATGGGATTTGGAACGGAAAAAATAGAAGAAGAACTAAAAGAACATTTTCCTGAATTAGCCATTAAAAGATTTGACCAAGAAATTGCCCGAAGTAAAACTATCCAAACAGAGATATTGGAGTCTTTTCAAGAAAAAGAAATTGATATTTTGGTTGGGACTCAAATGATCACAAAAGGATTAGACTTTGACCATGTTGGATTGGTCGCTATTCTCCAGGCAGATCAAATATTGCACTATCCTGATTTTCGTTCACAGGAGAGGGCCTTTCAACTCATGACACAGGTCAGCGGAAGATCCGGGAGAAGAGAAGATTTAGGTCAGGTCATCATACAAGCCTATGCTACTATGCATCCAGTAATTCAGGATGTGATGAACCATGATTTCACTAATTTTATTGAGCGAGAACTATTGGAACGAAAGAGATTTAATTTTCCCCCTTTTGTTCGTTTGATAAGAATAGAATTAAGACATAAAAAGCCAGATATTGCAGATCAGGCAGCCATTTGGTTGGTAAACCGCTTGACTAAATTTTTAGGAAAAAGAGTTTTAGGACCAAGTGAACCCAATGTGGCCCGGATCAAGGGATCCTATGCAAGAGAAATATATCTTAAGCTAGAGCGGAAAAATGAAATTATACAAAAGGGAAAAAAATTGGTAAAAGAATATACCCAAAAGTTAAAATCGGAGGATAGCTGGAGCTCTGTAAGAGTAATTATTGATGTAGATCCCTATTAA
- a CDS encoding dynamin family protein → MSQSALIEKDLQGPYLLFEEIAKDLHALTISIDNQSLVDTVSDLRNRIRDPFMFVIVGEVKVGKSSFINALLQTTTEICKVAPSPMTDTIQQIVYGPEYMEIAISPVLKRITYPEEILKEIAIVDTPGTNTIIQHHQEITEKFIPVSDLVLFVFEAKNPYRQSAWDLFTFIKEDWRKKIIFVLQQKDLMSENDLLVNINGLRQFAIQKGIEEPMIFPVSAKMELEGQTESSGFNGLRNFIKENITGGKAAFLKLLNNIDNCNNISQKLQSGIQLRKDQYDYDVEFRDDISKTLKEHERISFNNVNLLIENLVAAYQTSSSSYRKELENGLGFLNVIKKGITGIFNKENNLHNWLDDFKSRFESTLKQNLREKLELNVQDISDSIMQMAQIVSLKIKGSRTVLKNDHEIFSEIADKRAGVMSDLQQTFNDFIKNSENYYSSELLKSESKLAPNVATGTGIAIIGTIITALTHGAVFDITGGVLTSLGLLFAGITLGFNRRRILQKFDLELIQGKNGLEEELRHKLGFYITEIKTKIDHNFSKFDNHLINEKIAIVELNQKHSSILERLVEIKVIIERMYARTIKT, encoded by the coding sequence ATGTCACAAAGTGCCCTCATAGAGAAAGACCTACAAGGGCCTTATCTGTTATTTGAAGAAATAGCAAAAGATTTGCATGCGCTCACCATTTCCATTGATAACCAATCATTGGTGGATACGGTAAGTGATTTGCGAAATCGGATCAGAGACCCTTTTATGTTTGTTATAGTGGGTGAAGTTAAAGTTGGAAAGAGCAGCTTTATAAATGCTTTGCTCCAGACAACAACTGAAATATGTAAGGTAGCTCCCAGTCCAATGACGGACACCATTCAACAAATAGTATATGGCCCGGAATATATGGAGATCGCCATAAGTCCTGTGTTGAAAAGAATTACTTATCCTGAAGAAATCTTAAAGGAAATTGCAATTGTTGATACACCGGGTACTAATACAATTATTCAACACCATCAGGAAATTACAGAAAAGTTCATTCCGGTTTCAGATTTAGTCTTATTTGTTTTTGAAGCCAAAAATCCATACAGACAATCAGCCTGGGATCTTTTTACCTTCATCAAGGAAGATTGGAGAAAGAAGATCATTTTTGTGCTTCAACAAAAAGATTTAATGTCTGAGAATGATCTTCTTGTAAATATAAATGGATTGAGACAATTTGCGATACAAAAAGGTATTGAAGAGCCTATGATTTTTCCAGTTTCTGCAAAAATGGAGTTAGAGGGTCAAACAGAATCAAGTGGTTTCAACGGCTTAAGAAATTTTATAAAGGAGAACATTACTGGAGGCAAGGCAGCTTTTCTTAAACTTTTAAATAACATTGACAATTGCAACAATATTAGTCAGAAACTTCAATCTGGAATTCAGCTTAGAAAAGATCAATACGATTATGATGTAGAATTTAGAGATGACATAAGTAAGACTTTAAAGGAACATGAGCGCATCTCCTTCAATAATGTCAATCTCTTAATTGAAAATCTGGTAGCAGCTTATCAAACCAGTTCCTCAAGCTACAGAAAGGAGTTGGAAAATGGATTAGGCTTTCTCAATGTTATAAAAAAAGGAATCACAGGTATTTTTAATAAAGAGAATAATTTGCATAATTGGCTGGATGATTTTAAATCACGATTTGAGTCCACTTTAAAGCAAAATTTAAGGGAAAAGCTGGAGTTAAATGTTCAGGACATTTCAGATTCTATCATGCAGATGGCCCAAATAGTTAGCCTAAAGATTAAGGGTAGCAGGACAGTTTTAAAAAATGATCATGAAATATTTTCTGAGATTGCTGATAAGCGCGCTGGCGTTATGAGTGATTTGCAACAAACATTTAATGATTTTATTAAGAATTCTGAAAATTATTACAGCAGTGAATTATTAAAATCTGAAAGTAAATTAGCACCAAATGTGGCTACAGGAACTGGAATCGCAATCATCGGTACCATCATAACAGCATTGACGCATGGGGCTGTTTTCGATATTACCGGAGGAGTGCTGACCTCCTTGGGATTGCTTTTTGCTGGAATTACATTAGGCTTCAACCGACGTAGAATTCTTCAAAAATTTGATCTGGAGTTAATTCAGGGAAAAAATGGCCTAGAGGAGGAACTTAGACACAAATTGGGTTTTTACATCACTGAAATAAAAACAAAAATTGATCATAATTTTTCCAAGTTTGATAATCATTTAATCAATGAAAAGATAGCGATAGTAGAATTAAACCAAAAGCACAGCAGCATACTTGAACGATTGGTTGAGATTAAAGTGATTATTGAAAGGATGTATGCTCGTACTATTAAAACTTGA
- a CDS encoding phosphoribosylglycinamide formyltransferase — MKKKKIAIFASGQGSNASQLIKHFKNHPSIQVVLIISNSSKANVIKVADENGIQYSVVNKSLLSNNSYMTSLLNLYDVDFIVLAGFLMLVPPFLVKIYDQRMINIHPALLPKFGGKGMYGLGVHQAVISSGDTESGMTIHYVNEMYDKGKIIFQAKCKVDKKDNAEKLSKKVQELEHKYLPEWTEKLITQMRYF; from the coding sequence ATGAAGAAAAAGAAAATTGCCATTTTCGCCTCGGGCCAGGGAAGTAATGCTAGCCAATTAATCAAGCATTTTAAGAATCATCCCAGTATTCAGGTAGTATTGATTATTTCAAATTCATCAAAAGCAAATGTCATTAAAGTTGCAGATGAAAATGGAATTCAATATTCTGTTGTGAATAAATCTCTCCTTAGCAACAACAGCTACATGACCTCACTGCTTAATTTGTATGATGTCGATTTCATAGTCTTGGCTGGTTTTTTAATGTTGGTCCCGCCATTTTTGGTAAAAATTTATGATCAAAGGATGATTAATATTCATCCAGCTCTGCTGCCTAAATTTGGAGGAAAGGGTATGTATGGACTCGGGGTCCATCAGGCTGTGATTTCCTCAGGGGATACAGAATCAGGCATGACCATTCATTATGTGAATGAAATGTATGACAAGGGTAAGATCATATTTCAGGCTAAATGTAAGGTTGATAAAAAAGACAATGCCGAGAAACTCTCCAAAAAGGTTCAGGAACTTGAGCATAAATATCTCCCGGAGTGGACTGAAAAACTTATTACACAAATGAGATATTTTTAA
- a CDS encoding DUF4835 family protein: protein MHKRLILLGFALLALIHISAQELDMTIKVIAPNLGTSDKAVVGQMEKLVKEFMNNQKWTGDKFELYERIKSSIQITIREDRGNNSFVCDFAIQASRPVYQSTYETPILILNEKDVPINFDPFKPLENSKETFFDNLSSVLTFYAYFIISLDYDSFSLEGGETYVNILQNMVNTIPSGARGFDQSWSSASGKKNSRYFLMENLINPRMKAFRRAFYEYHRLCLDQSTKDMNAARRDMVTAINAIAQTDRSYPNTYLMQIFINSKSGEIIEIFKKGTTQEKEEVYRAMTAIDPSNSSQYKVLKS, encoded by the coding sequence ATGCACAAGAGATTAATCCTGTTAGGTTTTGCCTTGTTAGCGTTGATACACATCAGTGCACAGGAGTTGGACATGACTATAAAAGTGATCGCACCTAATTTAGGAACAAGTGATAAGGCTGTAGTGGGGCAGATGGAAAAACTTGTCAAGGAGTTCATGAACAACCAAAAGTGGACGGGAGATAAGTTCGAATTGTACGAGCGAATTAAGAGTAGCATTCAGATTACCATTAGGGAAGATCGTGGAAATAATTCTTTTGTTTGTGATTTTGCTATTCAAGCATCCAGACCAGTTTATCAGTCAACTTATGAAACACCCATTCTCATATTAAATGAGAAGGATGTTCCCATTAATTTTGATCCTTTTAAGCCACTTGAAAACAGTAAAGAAACTTTTTTCGATAATTTGTCAAGCGTATTAACGTTTTATGCATATTTTATAATTAGCCTTGATTATGACAGTTTTAGTTTGGAAGGTGGAGAGACCTACGTAAATATTTTACAAAATATGGTCAATACAATTCCTTCCGGAGCCCGTGGATTTGATCAAAGTTGGAGTTCTGCTTCAGGAAAAAAAAACAGTCGGTATTTTTTGATGGAGAATTTGATAAATCCGCGAATGAAAGCTTTTAGAAGAGCATTTTATGAATACCATAGGTTGTGCTTGGATCAAAGTACTAAAGATATGAATGCTGCCCGTAGAGACATGGTAACTGCGATCAATGCGATTGCTCAAACAGACAGGTCGTATCCAAATACTTACCTGATGCAGATTTTTATTAATTCCAAAAGCGGAGAAATTATAGAGATTTTTAAAAAAGGAACCACTCAGGAAAAAGAGGAAGTCTATAGAGCAATGACAGCAATAGATCCTTCTAATTCAAGTCAATATAAGGTGCTAAAATCATAA
- the coaBC gene encoding bifunctional phosphopantothenoylcysteine decarboxylase/phosphopantothenate--cysteine ligase CoaBC, translating to MNALAGKKIILGVTGSISAYKSLILLRLLTKAGAEVRIVMTDSAMDFVGPLSFSTLSGHQVFSKLTDGQDWQNHVHLGLWADLFLVAPVSAQSMAKFSIGMVDNLLTAVYLSAKCPVMIAPAMDLDMWIHPSTQYNLEVLKNRGVMIIPVEDGSLASGLSGLGRLAEPDKIMEHVLSFFVDSALFKNKKILITAGPTYESIDPVRFIGNYSSGKMGIRLAEVAASMGAEVTIVLGPTHLKPNADKRISLHNVVSAEEMLRVVESKLAQFDYFILAAAVADYRPESPSLEKIKKSEEILNLKLIKNPDIAAFIGKNKQSHQKLIGFALETQNIIGNAQAKLNKKSMDMIVINSPKDEGAGFGFDTNKIKILKKSGELISFELKSKEEVARDILEEVIKL from the coding sequence ATGAACGCATTAGCTGGTAAAAAGATAATCCTCGGGGTAACTGGAAGTATATCCGCTTATAAATCGTTGATTTTGTTGCGTTTGTTGACTAAGGCCGGTGCTGAAGTCAGGATTGTAATGACAGACTCAGCGATGGATTTTGTTGGTCCTTTAAGTTTTTCTACACTTTCTGGCCATCAGGTATTTAGCAAACTCACGGATGGACAAGACTGGCAAAATCATGTTCATTTGGGTTTGTGGGCGGATTTGTTTTTAGTCGCCCCAGTCAGTGCACAATCAATGGCAAAGTTTTCCATTGGGATGGTTGACAATCTTTTGACTGCAGTTTATCTTTCTGCTAAATGCCCTGTAATGATAGCCCCAGCCATGGATCTGGATATGTGGATTCATCCTTCCACCCAATATAATTTAGAAGTTTTAAAGAATAGGGGGGTCATGATTATTCCTGTTGAGGATGGAAGTTTGGCAAGCGGTTTAAGTGGTCTTGGAAGGTTGGCGGAACCAGATAAAATTATGGAGCATGTTTTATCTTTTTTCGTCGATTCAGCATTATTTAAAAATAAGAAAATATTAATAACTGCCGGACCAACCTATGAATCAATTGATCCAGTGAGATTTATCGGAAATTACTCATCCGGGAAAATGGGTATTCGTCTCGCGGAAGTTGCAGCTTCTATGGGAGCCGAAGTAACCATTGTCCTGGGCCCCACCCATCTTAAACCAAATGCTGATAAACGCATAAGTCTTCATAATGTGGTATCTGCTGAAGAAATGCTGAGAGTAGTGGAGTCAAAATTAGCTCAATTTGATTATTTTATTCTGGCAGCTGCGGTTGCAGATTACAGACCTGAAAGTCCGTCTCTTGAAAAAATCAAAAAATCTGAAGAAATTCTCAATCTAAAACTTATTAAAAATCCTGACATAGCGGCATTTATTGGAAAAAATAAACAATCTCACCAAAAGCTTATTGGGTTTGCCCTTGAGACTCAAAATATTATCGGAAATGCCCAAGCTAAATTGAATAAGAAAAGCATGGATATGATCGTTATCAATTCACCAAAAGATGAAGGGGCGGGCTTTGGATTTGATACGAATAAAATCAAGATTTTAAAAAAATCAGGAGAATTGATATCTTTCGAACTTAAATCAAAAGAAGAGGTTGCTAGAGATATTTTGGAGGAAGTTATTAAACTTTGA
- a CDS encoding DNA-directed RNA polymerase subunit omega, translating to MMDIKTQVQGINPNVQARDIKALAAVTGNIYETINVIAKRANQLSNDLKTELHDKLEEFASHSDTIEEVHENKEQIEISKFYEKLPNPVLIAIEEFINGQIDYTLRNQEPSDSE from the coding sequence ATGATGGATATTAAAACACAAGTTCAAGGAATCAACCCAAACGTTCAGGCAAGGGACATTAAGGCACTCGCAGCTGTTACTGGTAATATTTATGAAACCATAAATGTTATTGCAAAGAGAGCCAATCAATTATCCAATGATTTGAAAACTGAACTTCACGACAAATTGGAAGAATTTGCTTCTCATTCAGATACGATTGAGGAAGTGCATGAAAATAAGGAACAGATTGAAATTTCTAAGTTTTACGAGAAATTACCAAATCCGGTTCTTATTGCAATTGAAGAGTTCATTAATGGACAAATTGATTATACGCTAAGAAATCAGGAGCCATCAGATTCTGAATAA
- the bamD gene encoding outer membrane protein assembly factor BamD: MRNFYITIFGLFLLVSSCKSTYEKVRTSGDPDLILKNANQYYSQKEYLKAQTLFELVISSFRGQKQAEDLYFKYAYTHYYLSDFETASQYFKNFANTFVTSKYKEEAEFMAVYAIYRTSPDIKLDQTSTQKAIDGFQSFVNVYPESDRLTECNKLIDQLRLKLETKAYQQALLYYDLKSFQACLTSLENLLTDFPETKNEREIRYLQVKSAYEWAINSVFEKQKERFGKTIELCNYYLLKFPSGKVSQEVKQIKNLANIKFNNPIYDGY, translated from the coding sequence ATGAGAAATTTTTACATCACGATTTTTGGACTTTTCCTACTGGTAAGTTCTTGTAAGTCAACTTATGAGAAGGTAAGGACTAGTGGAGATCCCGATTTAATCTTAAAAAATGCCAATCAATATTATTCTCAGAAAGAGTATTTGAAGGCACAGACTCTATTTGAATTGGTAATAAGTTCTTTTCGGGGCCAAAAACAAGCCGAAGATTTGTACTTCAAATACGCCTACACGCACTATTATCTTTCCGATTTTGAAACTGCCAGTCAGTATTTTAAAAATTTTGCAAATACCTTTGTCACGAGTAAATACAAGGAAGAAGCTGAATTTATGGCTGTCTATGCGATTTACAGGACATCTCCGGATATAAAACTTGATCAAACTTCCACCCAGAAGGCAATTGATGGATTTCAATCTTTTGTGAATGTTTACCCTGAATCTGATAGACTTACTGAATGCAACAAGTTAATTGATCAGCTGAGGCTTAAATTGGAAACAAAAGCATATCAGCAAGCATTACTATACTACGATTTGAAATCCTTTCAAGCCTGTTTGACTAGCCTTGAAAATCTACTTACCGATTTTCCGGAAACTAAGAATGAGCGGGAAATTCGATATCTTCAAGTGAAATCTGCTTACGAGTGGGCCATAAACAGTGTATTTGAAAAACAAAAGGAGCGATTTGGAAAAACAATAGAGCTTTGCAATTATTATCTTTTGAAGTTTCCATCCGGAAAAGTATCTCAGGAGGTAAAGCAAATAAAAAATCTGGCAAATATTAAATTCAACAACCCAATTTATGATGGATATTAA
- a CDS encoding triose-phosphate isomerase — protein MKPLRKPLVAANWKMNMLPTKAVSFIEEFLIHSDPSHDYVIAPPFTHLSELGQFLRKGLKLGAQNCHEELSGPYTGEVSASMLVDLGVSYVILGHSERREMNLRENMLVSKKIRTALSQGLKVIYCCGESYELRSEGIHLEHIINQLEEDIGVELGENLKNVTIAYEPIWAIGTGSSATPAQAQEMHKHIRQWIADQYGSEFKESIRILYGGSVKASNALALSSQPDIDGALVGGASLDIQEFVSIGQAFNTV, from the coding sequence ATGAAACCTTTACGTAAACCTTTGGTTGCAGCAAACTGGAAAATGAATATGTTGCCTACCAAAGCGGTGTCCTTTATAGAAGAATTTCTTATTCATTCAGATCCATCTCATGATTATGTCATCGCTCCACCTTTTACCCATTTATCTGAATTAGGCCAATTTTTACGAAAAGGATTAAAATTGGGAGCACAGAATTGTCACGAGGAGCTTTCAGGACCCTATACTGGTGAGGTTTCAGCGAGCATGCTTGTTGATCTTGGGGTAAGTTATGTTATTCTTGGTCATAGTGAAAGGAGAGAAATGAATTTACGGGAAAATATGCTCGTGTCAAAAAAAATTAGAACTGCACTTTCCCAAGGTTTAAAGGTTATTTATTGTTGTGGTGAATCTTATGAGTTAAGATCAGAAGGGATTCATTTAGAGCATATTATAAATCAATTGGAAGAAGATATAGGAGTTGAATTGGGTGAAAATTTAAAAAATGTAACCATAGCGTATGAACCAATTTGGGCGATCGGAACAGGATCATCCGCAACCCCCGCGCAAGCTCAAGAAATGCATAAACATATTAGGCAATGGATAGCCGATCAATATGGCTCAGAATTTAAGGAATCGATAAGAATTTTATACGGAGGCAGTGTAAAAGCCTCTAATGCGCTGGCTTTGTCAAGTCAACCTGATATTGATGGAGCTTTGGTTGGGGGAGCAAGTCTGGATATTCAAGAATTTGTTTCAATCGGACAGGCTTTTAATACAGTGTAG
- a CDS encoding DUF72 domain-containing protein, with the protein MKFGKESHAINKEFVLSKPRIWIESDPQSTDIFSGGTGYSNPSFRGTLYPKTCKSNEYLYYYSRLFNGIEFNGSYYKIPDDEKVFFWKSQIPEHFKFCPKFPLSISNSRNLGDPFIWQKFEKFLTLLENHRGPAFLQLPRHFDVSKK; encoded by the coding sequence ATGAAATTTGGCAAAGAAAGTCATGCAATAAATAAGGAATTTGTACTATCCAAACCAAGAATCTGGATAGAATCTGACCCTCAGTCGACAGACATTTTTTCTGGTGGCACCGGATACAGCAATCCTTCCTTCAGAGGAACTTTATATCCTAAAACCTGCAAATCAAACGAATACTTATACTACTACAGCAGATTATTCAACGGAATTGAATTTAACGGAAGTTATTACAAAATACCAGATGATGAAAAAGTGTTTTTTTGGAAAAGTCAAATTCCAGAGCACTTTAAATTTTGCCCCAAATTCCCTCTAAGCATCTCCAACAGTAGAAATCTTGGCGATCCTTTCATTTGGCAAAAATTTGAAAAATTCCTCACACTGCTTGAAAATCACAGGGGACCAGCTTTTCTTCAACTACCAAGACATTTTGACGTTTCCAAAAAGTAG
- a CDS encoding DUF72 domain-containing protein: MIELRHESWFKDKHELEDLCAWLGHLDIGLVITDTPGRRDACHMEVCSPILLIRYLSDGNVRNDEKRINSWIEQFLNIRNVGIKEFHFYLHLPNPTQMVRYADCLRKNIEYRINE; the protein is encoded by the coding sequence TTGATTGAATTAAGGCACGAAAGTTGGTTTAAAGACAAACATGAATTGGAAGATTTATGTGCGTGGTTGGGACATTTGGATATAGGCTTGGTAATTACTGACACTCCGGGTAGAAGAGATGCCTGTCATATGGAAGTTTGTAGTCCCATTTTATTAATTAGGTACCTCTCAGATGGAAATGTCAGAAATGACGAAAAGCGGATAAATTCCTGGATCGAACAATTTCTTAACATAAGAAATGTTGGAATTAAGGAGTTCCATTTTTACCTTCACCTCCCAAATCCAACACAAATGGTCAGATATGCCGACTGTTTGCGAAAAAATATTGAGTATCGAATAAATGAATAA